A stretch of the Macaca mulatta isolate MMU2019108-1 chromosome 14, T2T-MMU8v2.0, whole genome shotgun sequence genome encodes the following:
- the ROBO3 gene encoding roundabout homolog 3 isoform X8, translating to MGLGPAPYPWLADSWPHPSRSPSAQEPRGSCCPSNPDPDDRYYNEAGISLYLAQTARGTAAPGEGPVYSTIDPAGEELQTFHGGFPQHPSGDAGPWSQYAPPEWSQGDSGAKGGRVKLLGKPVQMPSLNWPEALPPPPPSCELSCLEGPEEELEGSSEPEEWCPPMPERSHLTEPSSSGGCLVTPSRRETPSPTPSYGQQSTATLTPSPPDPPQPPTDMPHLHQMPRRVPLGPSSPLSVSQPMLGIREGRPAGLGAGSAALPHLSPSPAPSIASSAPGRTWQGNGEMTPPLQGPRARFRKKPKALPYRRENSPGDLPPPPLPPPEEEASWALELRAAGSMSSLERERSGERKVVQAMPLAAQRGPHPDEEAWLPYSRPSFLSRGQGTSTCSTAGSNSSRGSSSSRGSRGPGRSRSRSRSQSQRPGQKRREEPR from the exons ATGGGCCTTGGCCCCGCCCCCTACCCATGGCTGGCAGATTCGTGGCCCCACCCATCTCGAAGCCCCTCAGCCCAGGAACCCAGGGGAAGCTGCTGCCCCAGCAATCCTGACCCGGACGACAGATATTACAATG AAGCAGGAATCTCCCTGTATCTGGCTCAGACGGCCCGGGGCACGGCCGCCCCGGGCGAGGGTCCTGTCTACAGCACCATTGACCCAGCGGGGGAGGAGCTGCAGACCTTCCATGGGGGCTTCCCCCAACATCCCTCAGGGGATGCGGGCCCCTGGAGCCAGTATGCTCCTCCAGAGTGGAGCCAGGGGGACAGTG GAGCCAAGGGAGGCAGAGTGAAGCTTCTGGGGAAACCTGTgcagatgccctctctcaactGGCCAgaagccctgcccccacctcctccttcttGTGAACTGAGCTGCCTAGAGGGGCCCGAGGAGGAGCTGGAGGGCAG CTCAGAGCCAGAGGAGTGGTGCCCACCAATGCCTGAGAGAAGCCACCTGACGGAGCCCAGCTCCAGTGGAGGGTGCCTGGTCACTCCATCCCGAAGGGAAACCCCCTCTCCCACACCCTCCTATGGACAGCAGTCCACAGCCACTCTTACCCCCTCACCTCCTgaccctccccagcccccaactGACATGCCCCATCTCCACCAGATGCCCAG GAGGGTGCCCCTTGGGCCGAGTTCCCCTCTCAGTGTATCCCAGCCCATGCTGGGCATCCGTGAAGGGAGgcctgctggcctgggtgctggcTCTGCAGCCttgccccacctcagccccagtCCTGCCCCTAGCATAGCCAGCAGTGCCCCAG GCAGAACCTGGCAGGGGAATGGGGAGATGACTCCCCCACTTCAAGGACCCCGTGCTCGATTCCGGAAGAAACCCAAGGCTCTTCCCTACAGGAGGGAGAACAGTCCTGGGG ACTTGCCCCCACCACCCTTGCCACCGCCAGAGGAAGAGGCGAGCTGGGCCCTAGAGCTGAGGGCAGCAGGCAGCATGTCTTCCCTGGAGCGGGAGCGCAGTGGAGAGAGGAAAGTGGTACAGGCCATGCCCCTGGCAGCCCAGAGGGGTCCCCACCCGGATG AAGAGGCCTGGCTCCCGTACAGCAGACCGAGCTTCCTTTCCCGGGGCCAGGGCACCAGCACCTGTTCCACGGCTGGCAGCAACTCTTCCAGGGGCTCCAGCAGCTCTAGGGGATCCCGGGGCCCTGGCCGGAGCCGGAGTCGGAGCCGGAGCCAGAGCCAAAGGCCGGGACAGAAACGCCGAGAG GAACCAAGATGA
- the ROBO3 gene encoding roundabout homolog 3 isoform X9: MGLGPAPYPWLADSWPHPSRSPSAQEPRGSCCPSNPDPDDRYYNGAKGGRVKLLGKPVQMPSLNWPEALPPPPPSCELSCLEGPEEELEGSSEPEEWCPPMPERSHLTEPSSSGGCLVTPSRRETPSPTPSYGQQSTATLTPSPPDPPQPPTDMPHLHQMPRRVPLGPSSPLSVSQPMLGIREGRPAGLGAGSAALPHLSPSPAPSIASSAPGRTWQGNGEMTPPLQGPRARFRKKPKALPYRRENSPGDLPPPPLPPPEEEASWALELRAAGSMSSLERERSGERKVVQAMPLAAQRGPHPDEEAWLPYSRPSFLSRGQGTSTCSTAGSNSSRGSSSSRGSRGPGRSRSRSRSQSQRPGQKRREEPR; the protein is encoded by the exons ATGGGCCTTGGCCCCGCCCCCTACCCATGGCTGGCAGATTCGTGGCCCCACCCATCTCGAAGCCCCTCAGCCCAGGAACCCAGGGGAAGCTGCTGCCCCAGCAATCCTGACCCGGACGACAGATATTACAATG GAGCCAAGGGAGGCAGAGTGAAGCTTCTGGGGAAACCTGTgcagatgccctctctcaactGGCCAgaagccctgcccccacctcctccttcttGTGAACTGAGCTGCCTAGAGGGGCCCGAGGAGGAGCTGGAGGGCAG CTCAGAGCCAGAGGAGTGGTGCCCACCAATGCCTGAGAGAAGCCACCTGACGGAGCCCAGCTCCAGTGGAGGGTGCCTGGTCACTCCATCCCGAAGGGAAACCCCCTCTCCCACACCCTCCTATGGACAGCAGTCCACAGCCACTCTTACCCCCTCACCTCCTgaccctccccagcccccaactGACATGCCCCATCTCCACCAGATGCCCAG GAGGGTGCCCCTTGGGCCGAGTTCCCCTCTCAGTGTATCCCAGCCCATGCTGGGCATCCGTGAAGGGAGgcctgctggcctgggtgctggcTCTGCAGCCttgccccacctcagccccagtCCTGCCCCTAGCATAGCCAGCAGTGCCCCAG GCAGAACCTGGCAGGGGAATGGGGAGATGACTCCCCCACTTCAAGGACCCCGTGCTCGATTCCGGAAGAAACCCAAGGCTCTTCCCTACAGGAGGGAGAACAGTCCTGGGG ACTTGCCCCCACCACCCTTGCCACCGCCAGAGGAAGAGGCGAGCTGGGCCCTAGAGCTGAGGGCAGCAGGCAGCATGTCTTCCCTGGAGCGGGAGCGCAGTGGAGAGAGGAAAGTGGTACAGGCCATGCCCCTGGCAGCCCAGAGGGGTCCCCACCCGGATG AAGAGGCCTGGCTCCCGTACAGCAGACCGAGCTTCCTTTCCCGGGGCCAGGGCACCAGCACCTGTTCCACGGCTGGCAGCAACTCTTCCAGGGGCTCCAGCAGCTCTAGGGGATCCCGGGGCCCTGGCCGGAGCCGGAGTCGGAGCCGGAGCCAGAGCCAAAGGCCGGGACAGAAACGCCGAGAG GAACCAAGATGA